In Patescibacteria group bacterium, a single genomic region encodes these proteins:
- the rplP gene encoding 50S ribosomal protein L16, with product MLTPRKIKHRKWHRAQVRGQATQKTVLNFGDYGLKALEGAWITARQIESSRRAMTRFVQRGGKIWIRIFPHSPVTLKGGEIRMGGGKGAVDHFIAEVKPGTVLFEIGGVIEKDAKEALRLAAHKLPVRTKLLTRV from the coding sequence ATGTTAACTCCACGCAAGATAAAACATCGTAAATGGCATCGCGCGCAGGTGCGCGGGCAAGCTACCCAGAAAACTGTCCTTAATTTTGGCGATTACGGTTTAAAAGCATTAGAAGGTGCCTGGATTACGGCTCGCCAAATTGAATCATCGCGTCGCGCCATGACACGTTTTGTCCAGCGCGGTGGAAAAATCTGGATCCGTATCTTTCCGCATAGCCCAGTGACGCTGAAAGGTGGAGAAATCCGGATGGGTGGTGGTAAGGGAGCGGTCGATCACTTCATTGCCGAAGTTAAGCCTGGTACTGTATTATTCGAGATCGGCGGAGTAATAGAAAAAGACGCCAAAGAAGCTCTACGTTTAGCTGCCCATAAATTACCAGTGAGAACTAAATTATTAACTCGCGTATGA
- the rpsC gene encoding 30S ribosomal protein S3, giving the protein MGKKVNPKIIRLNTTTTHLSKWFAPKREFAKLLQQDVQMRKFIRTRLRDGGISRVEMRRANDQLTLHIRTSKPGMIIGRSGVGIEDLKKQIKKKYFGSEKINIHIEIEEVRQPDLDAELVMQGIIYQLEKRIPFRRAMKRGIEQVMGAGGKGVKIIVSGRLNGSEIARVETLNQGSVPTHTLRADIDYARGAARTIYGAIGVKVWVYRGEVFANEQPKIPVIEQPKQAHRGRQPERDRGKSVAGKAKRTVVKSKKKQ; this is encoded by the coding sequence ATGGGCAAGAAAGTTAATCCAAAGATTATCCGGCTGAATACGACAACGACACACTTGTCGAAGTGGTTTGCGCCGAAACGTGAATTTGCCAAACTCCTGCAACAAGATGTACAGATGCGTAAATTTATTCGGACACGTTTACGTGATGGTGGTATTTCACGAGTAGAAATGCGCCGTGCTAATGATCAATTAACGCTGCACATTAGAACATCAAAACCAGGTATGATTATTGGTCGGAGTGGGGTTGGTATAGAAGATTTAAAGAAACAGATTAAGAAGAAATATTTTGGATCAGAAAAGATTAACATTCACATTGAAATTGAGGAAGTGCGTCAACCAGATCTCGATGCTGAATTAGTTATGCAGGGGATTATCTATCAGTTAGAAAAACGGATTCCATTTCGGCGGGCAATGAAACGTGGCATTGAACAAGTGATGGGTGCTGGTGGTAAAGGGGTAAAGATTATTGTTTCCGGACGGTTGAATGGTTCTGAAATTGCTCGGGTTGAAACCTTGAATCAAGGGTCTGTGCCAACTCATACATTACGAGCCGATATCGATTATGCTCGGGGTGCGGCGCGCACGATCTACGGAGCCATTGGAGTAAAAGTTTGGGTTTATCGTGGTGAGGTATTCGCTAATGAACAACCAAAGATTCCAGTGATTGAGCAACCAAAACAGGCACATCGTGGACGTCAACCGGAACGTGACCGTGGCAAATCTGTAGCCGGCAAAGCTAAACGAACAGTGGTAAAGTCAAAGAAGAAACAATAA
- the rplV gene encoding 50S ribosomal protein L22 has translation MEVKVHLRQLRIAPRKVRLVASLVRGLSVVQAEQQLRFANKAAANPILKLLLSGVANAASLHKVTKDQLYLKSISVGDGTTLKRWQPRAMGRATPIRKRASHVILVLTDKPDKKK, from the coding sequence ATGGAAGTTAAAGTACACTTACGTCAACTCCGCATCGCTCCACGCAAAGTTCGCTTAGTGGCCAGCTTGGTGCGTGGTTTGTCAGTAGTGCAGGCTGAGCAACAATTACGCTTTGCCAATAAGGCGGCCGCTAATCCGATCTTGAAGTTATTATTGTCAGGTGTCGCCAATGCGGCTTCCTTACATAAAGTAACCAAAGATCAACTGTATTTGAAGTCTATCTCGGTCGGTGACGGTACTACTTTAAAGCGTTGGCAACCGCGCGCGATGGGACGAGCGACGCCAATTCGTAAACGCGCGTCACATGTTATACTGGTGTTAACTGATAAACCTGATAAGAAGAAATAA
- the rpsS gene encoding 30S ribosomal protein S19, whose translation MGRSLKKGIYIHPSLIKKVQQAVAGKSKAAIKTWSRSSTITPEMVGLHFSVHNGKQFIDVFVTENMVGHRLGEFSPTRKFVRHGGKMQKEQEKAASDAEKAKAAAPAPKK comes from the coding sequence ATGGGACGAAGTTTAAAAAAAGGTATATATATTCACCCGAGCTTGATTAAGAAAGTCCAACAAGCAGTGGCTGGAAAAAGCAAAGCGGCGATCAAAACTTGGTCACGGTCTTCCACAATTACTCCAGAAATGGTTGGGTTGCATTTCAGTGTCCATAATGGTAAACAGTTCATTGATGTGTTTGTCACAGAAAACATGGTCGGTCATCGCTTGGGCGAATTTTCTCCCACCCGCAAATTTGTCCGCCATGGTGGAAAAATGCAGAAAGAACAAGAAAAAGCTGCCTCTGATGCTGAAAAAGCTAAAGCGGCTGCTCCAGCGCCAAAAAAATAA
- the rplB gene encoding 50S ribosomal protein L2: protein MGIKLYKPTSPGRRNSSVDDFSDVTADKPYKPLTLHLKKHAGRNSQGKITVRHQGGGAKQRYRLVDFSRRDFLDQIATVETIEFDPNRNARIALIAYAGDKKSYIIAPDGLAVGHKIVTSLQKQDVNAGNRMPLEFVPAGMMVHCVELEPGKQGLLARAAGNGVTVMSMEGQFVQAKLPSGEIRMFDKNCLATIGQVSNAEHRTIRWGRAGRQRHRGIRPTVRGKAMNPVDHPHGGGEGNQPIGMKHPKTPQGKPALGVKTRKPKKASNRFIIKRRRG, encoded by the coding sequence ATGGGAATTAAACTGTACAAACCAACTTCACCAGGTCGACGCAATTCCAGCGTAGATGATTTTAGTGATGTCACCGCTGATAAACCATACAAACCTTTAACGTTGCACTTGAAGAAGCATGCCGGACGTAACAGTCAAGGTAAGATAACCGTGCGTCATCAGGGCGGTGGTGCCAAACAACGTTATCGTTTGGTAGATTTTTCCCGACGTGATTTTCTCGATCAGATAGCTACAGTGGAAACGATTGAATTCGATCCAAACAGAAATGCGCGGATTGCTTTAATTGCCTATGCTGGTGATAAAAAAAGTTATATTATCGCTCCAGATGGGTTAGCGGTTGGTCATAAAATCGTGACATCATTGCAAAAACAAGATGTTAATGCCGGAAACAGAATGCCATTGGAATTTGTGCCAGCCGGTATGATGGTTCATTGTGTTGAATTAGAACCGGGCAAGCAAGGATTATTAGCGCGCGCCGCCGGTAATGGTGTTACTGTGATGTCGATGGAGGGGCAATTTGTTCAAGCGAAATTACCATCTGGTGAAATTCGGATGTTTGATAAAAATTGTTTAGCCACCATTGGTCAGGTTAGTAATGCCGAACATCGCACCATTCGCTGGGGGCGTGCCGGTCGACAACGTCATCGTGGGATCAGACCAACCGTGCGTGGTAAGGCGATGAATCCGGTCGATCATCCACATGGTGGTGGTGAAGGCAATCAACCAATTGGTATGAAGCATCCGAAGACGCCACAGGGTAAACCAGCCTTAGGTGTGAAGACACGGAAACCAAAGAAGGCTTCAAACCGTTTTATTATTAAACGCCGACGTGGGTAA
- a CDS encoding 50S ribosomal protein L23, with translation MGIFSKKTDKTPSVEPVVTETKPTVTVSVLVQPVITEKSTKNGTYVFKVNNATTKNEIRKAFKKQYGKEPRKVNIVNVMGKTKIRGRIVGKRQNWKKAIVYLVKGETVEINQK, from the coding sequence ATGGGAATATTTAGTAAAAAAACTGACAAAACACCATCTGTCGAACCGGTGGTAACTGAAACAAAGCCAACTGTAACGGTCAGTGTTTTAGTTCAACCAGTTATTACAGAAAAGTCTACCAAAAATGGCACTTATGTTTTTAAAGTAAACAATGCAACAACTAAAAATGAGATTAGAAAAGCGTTTAAGAAACAATATGGTAAGGAACCAAGAAAAGTGAATATTGTTAATGTCATGGGAAAAACTAAAATTCGTGGTAGAATTGTGGGCAAGCGTCAGAATTGGAAAAAAGCCATTGTTTATTTAGTAAAAGGGGAAACCGTTGAGATCAATCAAAAATAA
- the rplD gene encoding 50S ribosomal protein L4 has translation MATVKLYNVSGKVIGEQKLSDGLFAVPAKMQVVHQVVVAQQANSRVAIAHTLTKGEVRGGGRKPWKQKGTGRARQGSTRNPQWRGGGVVFGPRSDRNFSLKVNKAMKKTALAMVLSDKVVSDKLIVVDQFMLTASKSKQLREVLQALPCAGQKSLISLGAIDSNVIRASKNLTKVGLCAANSLNIVDLLKYDYFVVDAAGIEQIEKTYGNI, from the coding sequence ATGGCCACTGTAAAATTATATAATGTATCAGGAAAAGTAATTGGGGAACAGAAGTTGTCTGATGGTTTGTTTGCTGTACCAGCTAAAATGCAAGTTGTCCATCAAGTAGTGGTGGCACAACAAGCCAATAGTCGTGTTGCCATTGCTCATACACTGACCAAAGGGGAAGTGCGTGGTGGCGGTCGTAAACCATGGAAACAAAAGGGCACTGGTCGAGCGCGGCAAGGCTCAACGCGTAATCCACAGTGGCGTGGCGGTGGTGTAGTGTTTGGTCCGCGCAGTGATCGTAACTTCAGTTTGAAGGTGAATAAAGCGATGAAAAAAACGGCTTTGGCGATGGTGTTGTCTGATAAAGTGGTGAGTGATAAGTTAATTGTAGTTGATCAATTTATGCTAACAGCTTCGAAGAGTAAACAATTAAGAGAAGTTTTGCAGGCTTTACCTTGTGCCGGACAAAAGAGTTTAATCAGTTTAGGTGCCATTGATAGCAATGTGATTCGAGCCAGTAAAAATTTAACCAAAGTCGGTTTATGTGCCGCCAATAGTTTGAATATTGTTGATCTACTCAAGTATGATTATTTTGTGGTAGATGCCGCTGGGATTGAACAAATTGAAAAAACTTATGGGAATATTTAG
- the rplC gene encoding 50S ribosomal protein L3, translating into MKKPTTKFLLAKKLHMSQLFDDNGNVVPVTILAVSPNMVTQLKTVESDGYVAVQVGCEERRAKTTSKSLVGHTKGLNKVFRNFSEFRVEDVSGYKVGDVITVEKFAVGDNVKVIGYSKGRGFQGVVKRHGFHGQPASHGHKDQLRASGSIGAGGVQRTFKGLRMPGRMGNAKVSISNLKVVKVDAAQNEVYLKGAVPGARNGLVWIYQ; encoded by the coding sequence ATGAAAAAACCCACTACCAAATTTCTCCTAGCTAAAAAACTTCACATGTCACAACTGTTTGATGATAACGGTAATGTTGTGCCCGTGACTATTTTAGCTGTCAGCCCAAATATGGTAACGCAATTAAAAACTGTTGAGTCAGATGGCTATGTGGCTGTTCAAGTTGGTTGTGAGGAACGTCGGGCTAAGACAACTTCAAAAAGTTTAGTGGGACATACCAAAGGATTAAATAAAGTATTTCGCAATTTTTCAGAGTTTCGGGTTGAAGATGTGTCTGGTTATAAAGTGGGCGATGTCATAACAGTCGAGAAATTTGCTGTAGGAGATAATGTAAAAGTTATTGGTTACAGCAAAGGTCGCGGTTTTCAAGGTGTTGTTAAACGTCATGGTTTCCATGGACAACCTGCCAGTCATGGTCATAAGGATCAGTTGCGTGCCTCTGGTTCGATTGGAGCCGGTGGTGTGCAGCGTACTTTTAAGGGGTTGCGTATGCCTGGTCGCATGGGCAATGCCAAAGTATCTATTTCAAATTTGAAAGTTGTGAAAGTTGATGCTGCTCAGAATGAAGTTTATTTAAAAGGAGCTGTGCCAGGTGCCAGGAATGGTTTAGTTTGGATTTATCAATAA
- the rpsJ gene encoding 30S ribosomal protein S10, protein MEQRIRVKIRAYDSKIIDQSCRTIIETAQRTGARVQGPIPLPTERTRYTVQRSTFIHKNARDQYEISTHKRLIDIYKPTAKTIDELSHLNLPAGVDVEIKM, encoded by the coding sequence ATCGAACAACGTATCCGGGTGAAAATCCGCGCGTACGATAGTAAGATTATTGATCAATCTTGTCGAACGATTATTGAAACGGCGCAACGCACTGGGGCACGTGTGCAAGGGCCCATCCCATTGCCAACTGAACGCACTCGTTATACAGTGCAACGGTCAACTTTCATCCATAAGAACGCCCGTGATCAATATGAGATCAGTACACACAAAAGATTGATCGATATATATAAGCCCACTGCCAAAACTATTGATGAACTGTCGCACTTGAACTTACCAGCCGGAGTCGATGTCGAAATAAAAATGTAA
- the tuf gene encoding elongation factor Tu: MADVFDRSKPHLNVGTLGHVDHGKTTTTAAILTVLNAKGGKAMKRSVDQIDNAPEEKERGITINTAHVEYETEKRHYAHIDCPGHADYIKNMITGAAQMDGAILVVSAADGPMPQTREHILLARQVGVPTFVVFLNKVDQVEDEELLMLVEEEIRDLLKKYKFDGDNIPIIRGSALKALQNPTDEAAIKPIIDLLNALDTFIPEPKRPVDKPFLMAIEDVMSIEGRGTVVTGRIETGIVKLGDEVEIVGVRDTSKTTVTGIEMFNKTLDEGRAGDNAGILLRGTKKEDVERGQVLAKPGTITPHSEFEAEVYILSKEEGGRHKPFMSGYKPQFYMRTTDVTGEVVLPQGTEMAMPGDTLKMVIKLIVPVALTEKQSFSIREGGHTVGAGVVTKIVK; encoded by the coding sequence ATGGCAGATGTATTTGATCGTTCCAAGCCGCACTTAAACGTTGGCACATTAGGACATGTTGACCACGGTAAAACAACTACCACCGCTGCTATTTTGACAGTGTTAAATGCTAAGGGTGGTAAAGCAATGAAGCGATCAGTTGATCAGATTGATAACGCTCCTGAAGAAAAGGAACGTGGTATTACGATTAATACTGCTCATGTTGAATACGAAACCGAAAAACGCCACTACGCTCATATCGATTGTCCAGGCCATGCTGACTATATCAAGAACATGATTACTGGGGCTGCACAGATGGATGGAGCTATTTTGGTGGTATCAGCCGCCGATGGTCCAATGCCGCAAACCCGTGAACATATTTTGTTAGCTCGTCAAGTTGGTGTACCTACTTTTGTCGTGTTTTTGAATAAAGTTGATCAAGTTGAGGATGAAGAGTTATTAATGTTAGTTGAAGAAGAAATTCGTGATTTATTGAAGAAATACAAATTTGATGGCGATAATATACCAATTATTCGTGGATCAGCCTTAAAAGCGTTACAAAATCCAACTGATGAAGCCGCCATTAAACCAATCATTGATCTTTTGAATGCTCTAGATACTTTTATTCCTGAACCAAAACGTCCAGTTGATAAGCCATTCTTAATGGCCATTGAAGACGTTATGTCGATTGAGGGTCGCGGTACTGTAGTAACTGGTCGGATTGAAACTGGTATCGTTAAATTAGGTGATGAAGTTGAAATCGTCGGTGTACGCGATACTTCCAAAACCACTGTCACAGGTATTGAAATGTTCAATAAAACTTTAGATGAGGGTCGAGCTGGTGATAACGCCGGTATATTGCTCCGTGGTACGAAAAAAGAAGATGTTGAACGTGGTCAAGTATTGGCTAAGCCAGGTACTATTACACCTCATTCAGAGTTTGAAGCTGAGGTATATATCTTATCGAAAGAAGAAGGTGGTCGTCACAAACCATTTATGAGTGGTTACAAACCTCAATTTTATATGCGTACTACTGATGTGACTGGTGAAGTTGTTTTACCTCAAGGAACAGAAATGGCCATGCCGGGTGATACTTTAAAAATGGTTATTAAGTTAATTGTGCCGGTAGCGTTAACCGAGAAGCAAAGTTTCTCGATTCGCGAAGGTGGCCATACGGTTGGTGCAGGCGTAGTAACCAAAATAGTGAAATAA
- the fusA gene encoding elongation factor G has translation MDTSEFKLDQVRNIGIIAHIDAGKTTVSERVLFYAGKKHKIGEVHEGLAEMDWMEQERERGITITAAATTVFWPYPKFLGTGQTWINLIDTPGHVDFTVEVERSLRVLDGGVVVFDGVAGVEPQSETVWHQAEKYSVPRMCFINKLDRTGADFYKDLASIHERLSKLAVPIQLPIGVEDNFKGVIDLIENHAVIYNDDLGKDVQIIDIPDDLKAKAAEYRAKLVEAVVEQDETLMNAYLDGKEPDIDSIKKTLRQAVIKNQLIPVLCGSALKNKGVQLLLDAVASYLPSPLDKPPLMAHDYDDNEKEIELRPDKSAPLAALAFKVATDPFVGRLIFIRVYSGKLTSGSYVFNATSGSKERISRIVRLHANKREEINEVQAGDIAAVIGLKDTITADTLCDPDHPLILEKITFAQPVISMAIEPKTKVDQEKMGVALQKLSEEDPTFRVESNEETGQTIIAGMGELHLDVLVDRMKREFGVEANVGAPQVSYKETIRKRAEAEGKYIKQTGGRGQYGHCFLTVEPLTDADREEKSKDKDKDKGKNVGKDITFMFVDAVKGGRIPREYISPIEKGIKEALTRGVVAGYTMLNIKATVTDGSYHEVDSSELAFKMAGSIAFQDACKKADPVILEPIMSIVVTTPENFMGDVIGDLNSKRGQILEMTDRGQAKIITALVPLSEMFGYATSLRSMTQGRASSSMEFKQYSEVPRHVQLELIEKRSK, from the coding sequence ATGGATACCTCAGAGTTCAAATTAGATCAGGTGCGTAACATTGGCATCATTGCTCATATTGATGCAGGTAAAACAACCGTCTCAGAGCGAGTACTATTTTATGCTGGTAAGAAACATAAAATCGGTGAAGTTCATGAAGGATTAGCCGAAATGGACTGGATGGAGCAAGAACGAGAACGTGGTATTACTATTACAGCTGCTGCTACTACCGTATTTTGGCCGTATCCTAAATTTTTAGGCACCGGCCAAACTTGGATCAATTTAATTGATACACCAGGTCACGTTGATTTTACTGTTGAAGTGGAAAGATCATTACGTGTGTTAGACGGTGGGGTAGTGGTATTTGATGGTGTCGCTGGCGTTGAACCACAATCAGAAACAGTGTGGCACCAAGCGGAAAAATATAGTGTGCCGCGCATGTGCTTTATCAATAAATTAGATCGTACCGGAGCTGATTTCTATAAAGATTTAGCCTCCATTCACGAACGCCTCAGTAAACTGGCTGTGCCAATTCAATTGCCAATTGGTGTGGAAGATAATTTTAAAGGTGTCATCGATTTAATTGAAAATCATGCCGTTATTTATAATGATGATTTAGGTAAAGATGTTCAAATTATTGACATTCCTGATGATTTAAAGGCCAAAGCAGCTGAATATCGAGCTAAATTAGTCGAAGCAGTGGTCGAACAAGATGAAACATTAATGAATGCTTATTTAGACGGTAAAGAACCGGACATTGATAGTATTAAAAAAACTTTACGTCAAGCGGTTATTAAAAATCAGCTGATTCCGGTGTTGTGCGGCAGTGCGTTGAAAAATAAGGGTGTTCAGTTATTACTGGATGCAGTAGCTAGTTATTTACCATCACCATTAGATAAACCACCCCTGATGGCACATGATTATGACGATAATGAGAAGGAAATTGAATTACGTCCGGATAAATCAGCTCCATTAGCTGCTTTGGCGTTTAAAGTGGCCACCGATCCGTTTGTTGGTCGATTGATATTTATTCGGGTTTATTCGGGTAAATTAACCTCAGGTTCATACGTCTTTAACGCCACCAGTGGCAGCAAAGAGCGTATTTCTCGAATTGTGCGGTTGCATGCTAATAAACGTGAAGAAATTAATGAGGTACAAGCGGGAGATATTGCTGCTGTGATTGGTTTGAAAGATACCATAACAGCTGATACTTTATGTGACCCAGATCATCCATTGATTCTTGAAAAGATTACTTTTGCTCAGCCGGTAATTTCAATGGCGATTGAGCCAAAAACTAAGGTTGATCAAGAAAAAATGGGTGTGGCTTTACAGAAATTGAGTGAAGAAGACCCTACTTTCCGTGTGGAAAGTAACGAAGAAACCGGTCAAACCATTATTGCCGGTATGGGTGAATTACATCTCGATGTTTTAGTTGATCGTATGAAACGAGAATTTGGTGTGGAAGCCAATGTGGGTGCACCTCAAGTATCATATAAAGAAACGATTCGTAAACGCGCTGAGGCGGAGGGAAAATATATTAAGCAAACCGGTGGTCGTGGGCAATATGGTCATTGTTTTCTAACTGTTGAACCGCTGACCGATGCTGATCGTGAAGAAAAAAGCAAAGATAAGGATAAAGACAAAGGGAAAAATGTTGGTAAAGACATTACCTTTATGTTTGTTGATGCGGTTAAAGGTGGTCGTATTCCTCGTGAATACATCAGTCCGATCGAAAAGGGTATTAAAGAAGCCCTGACTAGGGGAGTAGTAGCTGGATATACTATGTTAAATATCAAGGCCACGGTGACCGATGGTAGCTATCATGAAGTCGATTCATCTGAATTAGCCTTTAAAATGGCCGGATCTATTGCCTTCCAAGATGCCTGTAAAAAAGCCGATCCAGTTATTCTCGAGCCGATTATGTCGATAGTTGTCACCACACCAGAAAATTTCATGGGTGATGTGATTGGCGATTTAAACTCCAAGCGAGGCCAAATTTTGGAAATGACCGATCGTGGACAAGCCAAAATCATTACAGCTTTGGTACCGTTATCAGAAATGTTCGGTTATGCCACCTCTTTACGATCTATGACACAAGGTCGAGCGTCTTCTTCTATGGAATTCAAGCAATATAGTGAGGTTCCGCGCCATGTACAGTTGGAATTAATCGAGAAACGCAGTAAATAA
- the rpsG gene encoding 30S ribosomal protein S7, protein MRGKPAVRREILSDPVYNSTVVAKFINYLMQNGKKSVAQSLFYGAMAAIEKKMGEKGLDVFDKAIKNVSPLVEVKARRIGGANYQVPIEVRGERRFNLASRWIIGAARSRKGKPMAEKLALELMDAASEQGEAIKKKMDVHRMAEANRAFAHFA, encoded by the coding sequence ATGCGTGGAAAACCAGCTGTCCGTCGTGAAATATTATCTGATCCAGTGTATAACAGCACTGTCGTGGCTAAGTTTATCAATTATTTAATGCAGAACGGTAAGAAGTCTGTGGCGCAGAGTTTGTTTTATGGTGCCATGGCAGCAATCGAGAAGAAAATGGGTGAAAAAGGCTTAGATGTATTCGATAAAGCCATTAAAAATGTCTCACCGTTAGTTGAAGTAAAGGCTCGCCGCATTGGGGGTGCTAATTATCAAGTGCCTATCGAAGTAAGAGGTGAGCGTCGTTTTAATCTGGCTTCACGTTGGATTATTGGTGCTGCCAGAAGTAGAAAAGGTAAACCAATGGCTGAAAAATTAGCTTTAGAGTTAATGGATGCCGCTAGTGAACAAGGTGAAGCCATTAAGAAGAAAATGGATGTGCACCGCATGGCCGAAGCCAATCGTGCATTTGCTCATTTTGCCTAG
- the rpsL gene encoding 30S ribosomal protein S12, producing MPTINQLARKGRKKTKHKSKVPALLSTFNVIQRRRKDLPKGSAFKRGVCTKVTTTTPKKPNSALRKIARVRLSNGMEVTAYIPGEGHNLQEHSIVLIRGGRVHDLPGVRYHIVRGVYDTAGVEKRNRSRSLYGTKRPKK from the coding sequence ATGCCAACAATTAATCAGTTAGCCAGAAAAGGCCGCAAGAAGACAAAGCACAAATCTAAAGTGCCAGCTTTGTTGAGTACGTTTAATGTCATCCAACGTCGGCGGAAGGATTTACCGAAAGGGAGCGCGTTTAAACGTGGTGTTTGCACTAAAGTAACCACTACTACACCAAAGAAGCCGAACTCAGCTTTGCGTAAGATTGCTCGGGTGCGTTTATCAAATGGCATGGAAGTAACTGCTTATATTCCAGGTGAAGGGCACAACTTACAAGAACACTCCATTGTTTTAATTCGTGGTGGTCGGGTACATGATCTGCCGGGTGTACGTTATCATATTGTGCGCGGTGTCTATGATACTGCCGGAGTAGAGAAGCGTAACCGCAGTCGGTCTTTATACGGTACGAAACGACCTAAAAAATAA
- a CDS encoding site-2 protease family protein: MFFQLLTEKPLFIVPWILAVLLAIGWHEFAHALAGYWQGDDTAQRSGRLTLNPLAHIDWMGFILLLLVGFGWGKPTPFNPYNLKFRKWGSAIVAIAGPLSNIIMVVIALLLYRLLGFAALDWSETGNLLEVFLLFMAELNLMLFVFNLIPIPPLDGSKVLFSLLGPSHQTTILFLETQGPWLLLIVVFFGQGILGWLMQFAFVSVYSLFGLI; the protein is encoded by the coding sequence ATGTTTTTTCAGTTATTAACTGAGAAGCCACTTTTTATAGTGCCATGGATTCTGGCTGTGTTGTTAGCGATCGGTTGGCATGAGTTTGCTCATGCCTTGGCCGGTTACTGGCAAGGTGATGACACTGCCCAACGCTCTGGTCGACTAACTTTAAACCCACTCGCCCACATTGATTGGATGGGTTTTATTTTGTTGCTGTTAGTAGGTTTTGGCTGGGGAAAACCAACCCCGTTTAATCCCTATAATCTCAAATTTAGAAAGTGGGGTAGTGCCATCGTGGCCATAGCCGGTCCGTTATCTAATATTATTATGGTGGTGATAGCCTTATTACTGTATCGCTTACTTGGTTTTGCAGCCCTAGATTGGTCAGAAACTGGCAATTTATTAGAGGTTTTCTTACTTTTTATGGCAGAATTAAACCTCATGTTATTTGTGTTTAATCTCATTCCAATTCCGCCATTAGATGGCTCAAAAGTGCTGTTTAGTTTGTTGGGTCCAAGCCACCAAACTACAATATTGTTTTTGGAAACGCAGGGTCCGTGGTTATTGCTAATCGTGGTGTTTTTTGGTCAGGGTATTTTAGGTTGGCTTATGCAATTTGCCTTTGTTAGTGTTTATAGTTTATTCGGGTTGATTTGA
- a CDS encoding 2Fe-2S iron-sulfur cluster-binding protein, whose translation MPKVTFITDNKTVEAQAGELLREVCQHNGLTLPFGCENGLCGTCLISIKKGAENLTDKTDQEKDTLEVLNAYPEQRLACQCHLKDGDVTFDLD comes from the coding sequence ATGCCTAAAGTAACATTCATTACAGATAATAAAACAGTCGAAGCTCAAGCGGGAGAATTACTACGTGAAGTTTGCCAACATAATGGGTTAACTTTACCATTTGGATGTGAGAATGGTTTATGTGGTACCTGTTTAATATCAATTAAAAAAGGCGCGGAAAATTTAACTGATAAAACCGATCAAGAAAAAGATACACTAGAGGTGTTGAATGCTTATCCAGAGCAACGCTTAGCCTGCCAGTGCCACCTCAAAGACGGTGATGTAACCTTCGATTTGGATTAA